A single genomic interval of Lewinellaceae bacterium harbors:
- a CDS encoding aminotransferase class I/II-fold pyridoxal phosphate-dependent enzyme: MIIPPASRLGDVQEYYFSTKLREIARMRAEGKPVLNLGIGSPDLPPAQEVVDELSGWLGNNDVHGYQSYTGIPELRQAFAGWYAQWFGTTLDPEGEVLPLMGSKEGLMHIAMSFLEAGDEALVPNPGYPAYRAVSNLAGAAVREYRLEEELGWLPDLEALGRQDLSRVKVMWANYPNMPTGTPAPQSFLEELVAFARRHQILVVNDNPYAFILNREQRSILSVPGAREVALELNSLSKAHNMAGWRIGMLAGREDYLRVVLRFKSNMDSGMFKPVQLAAVKALQSPPAWYASLNAVYNERREAVFQLLDLLECRYDKKQVGMFVWAKIPDRYASGYDLSDEVLYNNYVFLTPGGIFGSQGERYVRISLCSDGALYEEAIRRIGVNRKTAEPRNWK; encoded by the coding sequence ATGATCATCCCCCCCGCCAGCCGGCTGGGCGATGTGCAGGAATACTATTTCTCTACCAAGCTGCGGGAGATCGCCCGCATGCGGGCCGAAGGCAAGCCCGTGCTCAACCTGGGCATCGGCAGCCCCGACCTGCCGCCCGCTCAGGAAGTGGTGGACGAGTTGTCCGGATGGCTGGGCAATAACGATGTGCATGGCTATCAAAGCTACACCGGCATACCGGAACTGCGCCAGGCTTTTGCCGGCTGGTACGCCCAATGGTTCGGCACAACGCTCGACCCGGAAGGAGAGGTGCTGCCGCTGATGGGCTCCAAGGAAGGGCTGATGCACATCGCCATGTCCTTCCTGGAAGCCGGCGACGAGGCGCTGGTGCCCAACCCCGGCTACCCGGCCTATCGCGCTGTTTCCAACCTGGCCGGCGCTGCCGTCCGGGAGTACCGCCTGGAAGAAGAGCTGGGCTGGCTGCCCGACCTGGAAGCCCTGGGCAGGCAGGACCTCAGCCGCGTGAAGGTGATGTGGGCCAACTACCCCAATATGCCTACGGGCACCCCGGCCCCGCAGTCCTTCCTGGAAGAGCTGGTGGCTTTTGCCCGGCGCCATCAAATCCTGGTGGTCAATGACAACCCCTATGCCTTTATCCTCAACCGGGAACAGCGCAGCATACTCAGCGTGCCCGGTGCCCGGGAGGTGGCGCTGGAACTGAACTCCCTGAGCAAAGCCCACAACATGGCCGGCTGGCGCATCGGCATGCTCGCCGGGCGGGAGGATTACCTCCGGGTGGTCCTGCGCTTCAAAAGCAATATGGATTCCGGCATGTTCAAACCAGTGCAACTCGCAGCCGTCAAGGCCCTGCAAAGCCCTCCGGCCTGGTACGCGTCGCTCAACGCCGTGTACAACGAGCGCCGAGAAGCCGTTTTCCAGTTGCTGGACTTGCTGGAGTGCAGGTACGACAAAAAACAGGTGGGCATGTTCGTCTGGGCAAAGATACCGGATCGCTATGCCAGCGGCTATGACCTGTCGGATGAGGTGCTGTACAATAACTACGTCTTTCTCACGCCGGGTGGGATTTTTGGCTCGCAGGGGGAGCGGTATGTTCGCATTTCTTTGTGTAGCGACGGGGCACTTTATGAGGAGGCGATTCGGAGGATAGGGGTTAACCGGAAAACCGCAGAACCGCGAAATTGGAAATGA
- a CDS encoding four helix bundle protein, with translation MEKKKKYDLEERLIRFSVMVLNLVDQLPKTYAGKHLEGQLVRSGTSPALNYGEAQAAESNKDFIHKMKVCLKELRETQICLKIIKAKPLLPEEDVEPVLKEVGELVAIFTTSVQTATGNR, from the coding sequence ATGGAGAAGAAGAAAAAATATGACCTCGAAGAACGGCTGATCCGGTTTTCCGTAATGGTGCTGAATTTGGTGGATCAACTGCCGAAAACGTATGCGGGCAAGCACTTGGAGGGACAGTTGGTGAGATCCGGCACATCGCCGGCGCTGAACTATGGTGAAGCACAGGCGGCAGAATCTAATAAGGATTTTATTCACAAAATGAAGGTGTGCCTGAAAGAATTGCGGGAAACGCAGATTTGCCTGAAAATAATAAAGGCCAAGCCGCTGCTTCCGGAAGAAGATGTAGAGCCCGTTTTGAAAGAAGTTGGCGAGTTGGTGGCGATCTTCACCACCAGCGTCCAAACTGCAACCGGTAACCGCTGA
- the raiA gene encoding ribosome-associated translation inhibitor RaiA: MKILVNAPFQVTDQMQEAIDEKVGKLNTYFDRIVDAEVYLKIGEKRHRHREQIVEIRLNVPGTTLFAEERGDVIEKALAGAAEKARRQLMRYKKQLPGHP; this comes from the coding sequence ATGAAGATACTAGTGAATGCACCTTTCCAGGTCACCGATCAAATGCAGGAAGCGATCGATGAGAAAGTTGGAAAATTGAACACTTATTTTGACCGAATCGTAGACGCCGAAGTTTATTTGAAAATTGGAGAGAAGCGCCACCGCCACCGCGAGCAGATCGTCGAAATCCGGCTCAATGTCCCGGGAACGACCCTCTTCGCCGAAGAGCGGGGCGACGTTATCGAAAAAGCGCTGGCAGGAGCCGCTGAAAAGGCCAGAAGGCAATTGATGAGGTATAAGAAACAACTGCCCGGGCATCCATAG
- a CDS encoding prephenate dehydrogenase — MTISIIGIGLIGGSLAITLKENGFARRIIGVDASQDNLDKAMRRRLIDEDMGLEEGVAAADIVVLATPVDVMLSLLPRILDKVEPHQLVIDVGSTKERLLEVVKGHPNRGRYVATHPMAGTEHSGPEAAIPNLFDQKCTVLVDVEDSDADAVGLAERLYRSIPMRIVKLDCISHDVHTAYVSHISHISSFALALTVLAKEKDESHIFELASGGFDSTVRLAKSSPDMWAPIFRQNRDNVLDVLDEHINQLARFRSLLIKKDFESFYKLIQDANEIRRILKQ, encoded by the coding sequence ATGACAATTTCCATCATCGGCATCGGCCTCATCGGCGGCTCTCTCGCCATCACCCTCAAGGAGAACGGTTTCGCCCGGCGCATCATCGGGGTGGACGCCAGCCAGGACAACCTGGACAAGGCTATGCGGCGGCGGCTGATCGACGAAGACATGGGGCTGGAAGAAGGCGTAGCGGCGGCGGACATCGTGGTGCTGGCTACGCCGGTAGACGTTATGCTGAGCCTTTTGCCGCGCATACTGGACAAGGTGGAGCCCCACCAGCTCGTCATCGACGTAGGCTCCACCAAGGAACGCCTGCTGGAAGTAGTGAAAGGCCATCCCAACCGGGGGCGGTACGTAGCTACCCATCCCATGGCGGGAACGGAGCATTCCGGGCCGGAGGCGGCTATCCCCAACCTTTTCGACCAGAAATGCACCGTGCTGGTCGATGTAGAAGACAGCGATGCGGACGCGGTGGGTTTGGCAGAGCGCCTGTACCGCTCCATTCCCATGCGCATCGTGAAACTGGATTGCATTTCGCATGACGTGCACACCGCCTACGTATCTCATATCTCCCACATCAGTTCGTTCGCCCTGGCGCTGACGGTGCTGGCTAAGGAGAAGGACGAAAGCCATATTTTCGAGCTGGCCAGCGGCGGTTTCGATTCTACCGTTCGACTGGCCAAGAGCTCTCCGGATATGTGGGCGCCCATTTTCCGGCAAAACCGGGATAACGTGCTCGATGTGCTGGATGAGCACATCAATCAGTTGGCCCGTTTCAGGAGCCTGCTCATCAAAAAGGATTTTGAATCGTTTTACAAACTCATACAAGACGCTAACGAGATTAGAAGGATCTTGAAACAATAA